A window from Pseudomonas moraviensis encodes these proteins:
- a CDS encoding CmpA/NrtA family ABC transporter substrate-binding protein, whose protein sequence is MNETSMGPLAWVNGSDAPEKSAINLGFMALSDCASVVVAATQGFAQPYGLTLNLKRQASWANLRDQLVSGELDAAHSLYGLIYAVHLGIGGIAPTDMAVLMGLNQNGQSLNLSHGLQQAGVNSPEALDRHVHQSRAKLTFAQTFPTGTHAMWLYYWLASQGIHPLQDVDSVVVPPPQMVAHLQAGRIDGFCVGEPWAASAVQQDLGFTLATSQSIWPDHPEKVLGCTREFVEQYPNTARALVMAILEASRFIEQSPENRRSTAQLLSAAEYLDTPAACIEPRFMGDYADGLGNRWQDPHALRFHGAGEVNLPYLSDGMWFMTQFRRWGLLREDPDYLAVARKVQRLDLYREAASAVGVAAAHADLRSSQLLDGKVWDGSDPAGYARSFKLHALNDAAPLLAQR, encoded by the coding sequence ATGAACGAAACGTCCATGGGGCCTCTGGCCTGGGTCAATGGCAGCGATGCGCCGGAAAAGAGCGCGATCAATCTCGGCTTCATGGCACTGAGCGACTGCGCCTCGGTGGTGGTCGCCGCCACCCAGGGCTTCGCCCAGCCCTACGGGCTGACGCTGAACCTCAAGCGGCAGGCGTCGTGGGCCAACCTGCGCGACCAACTGGTCAGCGGCGAACTGGATGCCGCCCACAGCCTGTACGGGCTGATTTATGCGGTGCACCTGGGCATCGGTGGGATCGCCCCGACCGACATGGCAGTGCTGATGGGCCTGAACCAGAATGGCCAGAGCCTCAACCTCTCGCATGGTCTACAGCAGGCTGGCGTGAACAGTCCTGAAGCGCTGGATCGGCATGTGCACCAAAGCCGCGCAAAACTGACCTTCGCCCAGACCTTCCCCACCGGCACCCACGCGATGTGGCTTTATTACTGGCTGGCGAGCCAGGGCATTCACCCGTTGCAGGATGTCGACAGCGTGGTGGTGCCGCCACCGCAAATGGTCGCGCACCTGCAAGCCGGGCGCATCGACGGTTTTTGCGTCGGCGAACCGTGGGCAGCCAGCGCGGTGCAGCAGGATCTGGGTTTCACTTTAGCCACCAGCCAGAGCATCTGGCCCGACCACCCGGAAAAAGTCCTCGGCTGCACCCGTGAATTCGTCGAGCAATATCCGAACACCGCGCGGGCGCTGGTCATGGCCATTCTTGAGGCCAGCCGCTTTATCGAACAAAGCCCGGAGAATCGCCGCAGCACCGCGCAATTGCTCAGTGCCGCCGAATACCTCGACACCCCGGCCGCGTGCATCGAGCCGCGCTTCATGGGTGACTACGCCGACGGCCTCGGCAATCGCTGGCAGGACCCGCACGCGCTGCGCTTTCATGGCGCAGGCGAGGTCAATCTGCCCTATCTCTCCGACGGCATGTGGTTCATGACCCAGTTCCGCCGCTGGGGTCTGCTGCGCGAGGATCCGGATTATCTGGCCGTCGCCCGGAAGGTTCAGCGTCTGGATCTGTACCGCGAGGCCGCCAGCGCTGTCGGTGTGGCAGCTGCCCATGCAGACCTGCGCAGCAGCCAGTTGCTCGACGGCAAGGTCTGGGACGGCAGCGATCCGGCGGGCTATGCACGCAGTTTCAAACTGCATGCCCTGAACGACGCCGCCCCCCTTCTCGCCCAGCGCTGA
- a CDS encoding ANTAR domain-containing response regulator, with product MLRILLINDTAKKVGRLKAALTEAGFEVIDESGLTIDLPARVETVRPDVILIDTESPSRDVMEQVVLVSRDQPRPIVMFTDEHDPGVMRQAIKSGVSAYIVEGIHAQRLQPILDVAMARFESDQALRAQLQARDQQLAERKRIELAKGLLMKMKDCNEEEAYTLMRRQAMSRQQKLIQVAEQIIAMSELLG from the coding sequence ATGTTGCGCATTCTGCTGATCAACGACACCGCGAAAAAAGTCGGCCGCCTGAAAGCGGCGCTGACCGAGGCCGGCTTCGAGGTGATCGACGAGTCAGGGCTGACCATCGATCTGCCGGCGCGCGTCGAAACGGTGCGCCCGGACGTGATCCTGATCGATACCGAGTCACCGAGCCGTGATGTCATGGAGCAAGTGGTGCTGGTCAGCCGCGACCAGCCACGGCCGATCGTGATGTTTACCGATGAACATGACCCGGGCGTGATGCGTCAGGCGATCAAGTCCGGGGTCAGCGCCTACATCGTCGAAGGCATCCACGCCCAACGTCTGCAGCCGATTCTCGATGTGGCGATGGCACGCTTCGAGAGTGACCAGGCCTTGCGCGCGCAATTGCAGGCCCGTGACCAGCAACTGGCCGAACGCAAGCGCATCGAACTTGCCAAGGGTCTGCTGATGAAAATGAAGGACTGCAACGAAGAAGAGGCCTACACCCTGATGCGCCGCCAGGCCATGAGCCGCCAGCAGAAACTGATTCAAGTGGCGGAGCAGATTATTGCGATGAGTGAGTTGCTGGGCTGA
- a CDS encoding nitrate/nitrite transporter translates to MNSSFWKSGHTPTLFAAFLYFDLSFMVWYLLGPLAVQIAADLHLTTQQRGLVVATPILAGAVLRFAMGMLADRLSPKTAGLIGQVIVICALFGAWKLGIHSYEQALILGLFLGMAGASFAVALPLASQWYPPEHQGKAMGIAGAGNSGTVFAALLAPVIAAAFGWSNVFGFALIPLVLTLVLFAWLAKNAPQRPKAKAMADYFKALGDRDSWWFMFFYSVTFGGFIGLASALPGYFNDQYGLSPVTAGYYTAACVFGGSLMRPLGGALADRFGGIRTLLAMYTVAAICIAAVGFNLPSSYAALALFVCTMLGLGAGNGAVFQLVPQRFRLEIGVMTGLIGMAGGIGGFALAAGMGAIKQSTGSYQLALWLFASLGVLAWFGLHGVKRRWRTTWGSAAVTAARV, encoded by the coding sequence ATGAATTCAAGCTTCTGGAAATCCGGCCATACCCCGACCCTGTTCGCGGCCTTCCTGTATTTCGACCTGAGCTTCATGGTCTGGTACCTGCTCGGCCCGCTGGCCGTGCAAATTGCCGCCGACCTGCACCTGACCACCCAGCAACGCGGCCTCGTCGTCGCCACGCCGATTCTGGCGGGGGCGGTGTTGCGCTTTGCCATGGGCATGCTCGCCGATCGCCTGTCGCCGAAGACCGCAGGGCTGATCGGCCAGGTCATCGTCATCTGCGCACTGTTCGGCGCATGGAAACTGGGTATCCACAGTTATGAACAGGCGCTGATCCTCGGTCTGTTCCTCGGCATGGCCGGTGCGTCGTTTGCCGTGGCCCTGCCTCTGGCGTCGCAATGGTACCCGCCAGAACATCAGGGCAAAGCCATGGGCATCGCCGGCGCGGGCAACTCCGGCACTGTGTTCGCCGCACTGCTCGCGCCGGTAATTGCTGCAGCGTTCGGCTGGAGCAACGTTTTCGGATTTGCCCTGATCCCGCTGGTCCTGACTCTGGTGCTGTTTGCCTGGCTGGCGAAAAACGCACCGCAACGGCCGAAAGCGAAAGCCATGGCCGACTACTTCAAGGCCCTCGGTGATCGCGACAGCTGGTGGTTCATGTTTTTCTACAGCGTCACCTTCGGCGGCTTCATCGGCCTGGCCAGCGCCCTGCCCGGTTACTTCAACGATCAATACGGTCTGAGCCCGGTGACCGCCGGCTACTACACCGCGGCCTGCGTGTTCGGCGGCAGCCTGATGCGGCCGTTGGGTGGTGCGCTGGCCGATCGATTCGGTGGCATCCGCACCTTGCTGGCGATGTACACCGTTGCCGCCATCTGCATCGCCGCCGTCGGCTTCAACCTGCCAAGTTCCTACGCGGCGCTGGCGCTTTTCGTCTGCACCATGCTCGGATTAGGCGCGGGCAACGGTGCGGTTTTCCAACTGGTGCCGCAGCGTTTTCGTCTGGAGATCGGCGTGATGACCGGGCTGATCGGCATGGCCGGCGGTATCGGCGGCTTCGCCCTGGCGGCGGGCATGGGCGCGATCAAGCAAAGCACCGGCAGCTATCAACTGGCGCTGTGGTTGTTCGCCAGCCTCGGTGTGTTGGCGTGGTTTGGCCTGCACGGCGTCAAACGTCGCTGGAGAACCACTTGGGGTTCGGCGGCAGTAACGGCGGCGCGAGTCTGA
- a CDS encoding bifunctional protein-serine/threonine kinase/phosphatase, translated as MALQLSFAEASATGPRAENQDALRSVTPAPALALSKGFLFAIADGVSQCADGGLAARSTLQALALDYYATPETWSVAQALDRLLLAQNRWLQANGGGQPLLTTVSALVMRGRRFTLAHVGDCRVYRWHAERLQRISEDHVWEQPGMQHVLKRALGLDQHLVLDFLDGELREGESFVLLSDGVWSTLGDTAIAAVLRDQPDLHSAAHTLVNAAHLAGSQDNASALLVRVDALGESNIGDALVQLQQWPLPPALKPGQAFEGWQVQSIVGQSQQSLLYRVLDGHGQPWLLKTLPTRLADDPQAGQALLSEEWFLKRVAGRHFPQIHACTQRQHLYYVMREYAGTTLAVAFQHGGPLPLAQWQDIAERLLRAVGLLHRRQILHRDIKPENLLLGDDGELRLLDFGLAYCPGLSEDAPATLPGTPSFIAPEAFRGEPPNSQQDLYSVGVTLYYLLTGHFPYGEIEAFQRPRFGVPVSASRYRPDLPEWLAQSLERGVAADPQQRFETAEEWLLVLEQGERRSLSVRPRPLLEREPLKVWRSMALVALLGNIVLLVLLFHG; from the coding sequence ATGGCCCTGCAACTGAGTTTCGCCGAAGCCAGCGCCACCGGCCCGCGCGCGGAGAATCAGGACGCCCTGCGTTCGGTGACACCGGCGCCGGCCTTGGCGCTGAGCAAGGGCTTTCTGTTCGCCATCGCCGACGGCGTCAGTCAATGCGCCGACGGCGGCCTCGCCGCGCGTTCGACCTTGCAGGCGCTGGCACTGGACTACTACGCCACGCCGGAAACCTGGAGCGTGGCCCAGGCGCTGGATCGATTGCTGCTCGCGCAAAACCGCTGGCTGCAGGCCAATGGCGGCGGGCAACCGCTGCTGACCACGGTCAGCGCGCTGGTGATGCGCGGTCGGCGCTTCACCCTCGCGCATGTCGGCGATTGCCGGGTCTATCGCTGGCATGCCGAGCGGTTGCAGCGCATCAGCGAGGATCACGTCTGGGAGCAACCGGGCATGCAGCATGTGCTCAAACGTGCGCTCGGGCTCGATCAGCATCTGGTGCTGGACTTCCTCGACGGCGAACTGCGTGAGGGCGAAAGCTTCGTGCTGCTCAGCGACGGCGTCTGGTCGACCTTGGGCGATACCGCAATCGCGGCGGTTCTGCGTGATCAGCCGGATCTGCACAGCGCGGCGCACACTCTGGTCAACGCCGCGCATCTGGCCGGCAGTCAGGACAACGCCAGTGCCCTGCTGGTGCGCGTCGATGCGCTGGGCGAATCGAACATCGGCGATGCGCTGGTGCAACTGCAGCAATGGCCGCTGCCGCCAGCGCTGAAACCCGGACAAGCTTTCGAAGGCTGGCAGGTGCAGAGCATCGTCGGCCAGAGCCAGCAATCGCTGCTGTATCGCGTGCTCGATGGTCATGGCCAGCCGTGGCTGTTGAAGACCTTGCCGACGCGCCTGGCCGACGATCCACAGGCCGGGCAAGCGCTGCTGTCCGAGGAATGGTTCCTCAAGCGCGTGGCAGGCCGGCATTTTCCGCAAATCCATGCCTGCACCCAGCGTCAGCATTTGTACTACGTGATGCGCGAATATGCCGGGACGACGTTGGCCGTAGCGTTTCAACACGGCGGCCCGCTGCCATTGGCGCAATGGCAGGACATCGCCGAGCGCCTGCTGCGCGCGGTGGGGCTGTTGCATCGGCGGCAAATTCTGCACCGCGATATCAAACCGGAAAATCTCCTGCTGGGTGATGATGGCGAGCTGCGCTTGCTGGATTTCGGGCTGGCTTATTGCCCGGGCTTGTCGGAAGACGCGCCGGCGACATTGCCGGGAACGCCAAGCTTCATTGCTCCGGAAGCGTTTCGCGGCGAACCACCGAATTCACAGCAGGATTTGTATTCAGTTGGCGTCACCCTTTATTACCTGCTCACCGGGCATTTTCCCTACGGCGAGATCGAAGCTTTCCAGCGGCCCCGGTTTGGCGTGCCGGTCAGTGCCAGTCGCTATCGACCGGACTTGCCGGAATGGCTGGCGCAGAGCCTGGAACGCGGCGTCGCAGCCGATCCGCAGCAACGCTTTGAAACCGCTGAAGAGTGGTTGCTGGTGCTGGAACAGGGTGAGCGCCGCAGCCTGAGCGTGCGACCCCGGCCTTTACTGGAGCGGGAGCCATTGAAGGTCTGGCGGAGCATGGCCTTGGTGGCGTTGCTGGGGAATATCGTGCTGCTGGTTTTGTTGTTTCATGGCTGA